The DNA sequence CCGGAACGTCAGAGTCATGTCGGGCGGCAGCAGGCGCCGCATCATGCCGACGAGGTCATAGATCGCTCCATTCAGAGGCGTCGCTTTCTGCGTGGGCGCGCACTGCCTCCGGTTGAAGGAGAGCAGTTCCTTCACTAGGCTGGAGGCTCTTTCCACCGCCTTGAGGATCTCTCTGGCGTTCTCCCGCAAGGGATCGAATGGCGGAAGGTGGTCGAGCAATAACTGGTTGTGACCGTTGACGATCGTCAGCAGATTGTTGAAGTCGTGAACAATGCCGCCCACCAGGTGGCCGGCGACTTCGATGCGCTGCACGTCAATGAGCCGGCTCTCCAGTCTCTTGCGTTGCGTGCTGTCTGAAATGAACGCAATCACGATCGGGGATCCGCCCCACGCCGTGTGACGCAGTTCGACGGCCACGGGAAACTCAGCACCATTCTTGCGTTTCCCTGCGAAATCCCCGCTCCTGTCAGGCTGCGAGAAATCCCCACTGAGAAAATAGTGAATGCGCGGATCGGGATTGGCGCCGTAGCCCGGATCGGGCAGCAGCATCTGGACAGGCTGGCCTGTCATCTCGGCCCGAGTGTAGGAGAACATACTCTCAGCGCTTCGGTTCGCCTGGAGTATGGTGCCTTTGGCGTCAATCATCAGAATCGCTTGCGGAGCCGCCTCGAAGACAGTCCGAAGCGTGACCTCGGAGGCGTCCGCCGGTCCCACATCGGGCTGCACCGCACCAGATGCCGGGCTCCTCTCATGAGCCATCGAGCCAGCCTCCTTGAGTGGACTCCGCCCAGCGCACTTCATCGGCAGGTGCTGGCAGTATAAATCGACGCGCGAGGAGTGTCCACCCTAAATTGGCAAAATGTGTTCGGTGGAATTGTCACGCTGGCTACAGGTTATGCCGGATCCTGCATCGTCCCGCAATGAATCGTTCCCAATCCGAGTACCAGATCGACGCAGTACAAGCCAATTACGTCGCGCGTGGGGAAAAGGCGTGCCAGAATATTCAGGGCAACTCGGTCGTTGGGATCCTGAAATACCGGAACCAGGACGACTCCATTGGCGATATAGAAATTGGCATAGGACGCAGGAAGGCGTTGCCCGTCGAAAAAGACCGGGCGCGGCATGGGCAGCTCGACGACGCGCAGGGCATTGCCATCCAGACCCTTCATTCTGCGCAGTAGTCGGACATTCTCCGCCAGCGGTTCGTAGTTTTCCTCTTCGCGATCCTCTTCCACGGCGATTGCCACCGTACGTTCGTCGGTGAACCGGGCCAAGTCGTCGACATGTCCATGGGTGTCGTCGCCCGCAATGCCGCGCCGCAGCCAGAGCACTTTTTCGATGCCGAGGTAACCGTGGAACAAGGCCTCGAGTTGCTCCCGTTCCAGGCCGGGATTGCGCGCTTGTATGTCACTGAGGAGACACTCCTCAGTTGTCAGCATCAGGCCCGCTCCGTTTACATCGATGCTGCCGCCCTCCAGCACCACGCGCCGGCCATTCCACTCCGGCTTGACGATCTTCGCCTTTGATGCGCGGGCCGCCTTCTCGCCGGCCGCGTCATCATTCTTCCAGTTCGGATACTTGGCCCAGCCGTTGAAGCGCCATTTCGTGGCGATCTTCTCGCCGCCTGGGCCCTTCACTGAAAGCGGGCAGTAGTCGCGCGTCCAGCTGCGGTTCGTCTCGGCCTCGACGAACAGGACGTTGCCGTTCCAGGCGCCGCACTTCTCCAACACCGACCGTGCCCGCTTCACGTGCTTCGGCGGGATGAGAATCCGCACCTGCTCGCGGCGGCTGAGGATGCGCACAATCTCCCCGTAGAGGAACGGAATTGGCGTGAACTTCCCCGGCCAATCGGTGGTCTCATGCGGCCAGCCCAGCCAGGTAGCCTCATGCGGTGCCCATTCGGACGGCATGCGATGCGTTACTTGTTGCCCAGCCACCGCTCGGTGATCCCCCCATAAGAGTCAATGCGGCGATCGCGCAGGAAGGGCCAGTTGCGGCGCACTTCCTCGATGCGGCGCCGGTCGCATTCGACGACGAGGATCTCTTCCCTGTCGTTGGATGCCTCGGCCACCAGGACACCGAACGGGTCGGCGACAAAACTGTTGCCCCAGAACTCCAGGCCGCGATCCGGCGTGCCTTCGAAACCGACGCGGTTGACCGCGGCGACATACACGCCATTGGCAATGGCATGGCCGCGTTGCACGGTGCGCCACGCGTCGAGTTGTGCGTCTCCGTACTGCGCCTTCTCCGCCGGATGCCAGCCGATGGCCGTGGGGTAAAACAAAATGTCCGCCCCTTGTAGTGCGGTCAGGCGCGCGCCCTCGGGGTACCACTGATCCCAACACACCAGCACGCCGATGCGGCCGAAGGGCGTTTCGAAGTTCTTGAAGCCCAGGTCCCCCGGTGTGAAGTAGAACTTCTCGAAGAACAGCGGATCGTCGGGGATGTGCATCTTGCGATACACACCCTGCAGCGAGCCGTCGGCGTTCAGGATGGCGGCGGTGTTGTGATACAGTCCGGCCGCGCGGCGCTCAAACAGGCTGGCGACAATGACGACACCGTGCTCCTTGGCGAGTTGCCCCATCACTTCGGTGGATGGCCCCGGTATGGGCTCGGCCAGGTCGAACAGGTCGGCGCTCTCGTCACGGCAGAAGTACTGCGACCGGAACAACTCCTGCAGACAAATGATTTGGGCTCCGCGCGCGGCGGCCTCGCGCACCTTGGCGGCCGCTTTGTCGAGGTTCTCTTGCGGATCCAGCGAGCACGCCGTCTGGACCAGCCCGATGCGGAACTTGGTTTGGGATTCCCCAGGCATATTACGATTGTTCCATATGGTCTTGACTCAGGTCACTCGCCGGCGGGCAATTCTTACCATTCTTTGCGCCTTCTCCGCCGTGGGCGCGGTGCCGGCTCCCAGGGAACACTTTGGGTTCACCCCCGGTGATGATCACAAACTGGCGAACTATCAGGAGGTGATCGGCTACTTCCAGAAGCTGGCCGCCTCGTCCGACCGCATCAAGTTGGTGGAGTTCGGCAAGAGTTCGGAAGGGCGCGCGACCTACGTTGCGTTCATCAGTTCGGCCGAGAATCTGAAGAAGTTGGATCAGTATCGTGAGATGAACCGTCGCCTGGCACTCGGCTTGGCCACGCCCGAAGAGGCCATCCGTCTCTCCAGGGAAAGTAAAGCCATCGTCTGGATCGATTCCGGATTGCATGCGACCGAGGTGGCCCCCGTGCAGCAGGCGCCGCATCTGGCCTACAAGATGGTGACCGGCGAGACGGAGGAGATCCGGCGCATCCGCGACAACGTGATCCTGATGCAGGTGCCGGTGATCAATCCGGACGGCCTGGACATGACGGCCGGCTGGTATCGCAAGAACGTGGGCACGCCGCACGAACTCGCTCCGCTGCCGACGCTCTATCAGAAGTACTCGGGTCACGACAACAATCGGGACTGGTTCATGCTCAATCTGCCGGAGACCCGCAACGTCTGCCGCCTGCTGTTCCGCGAGTGGTTCCCTCAGATCGTCTACAACCAGCATCAGGTGGCTCCGTTCCCGGCGCGCATCTTCATTCCCCCTTACGCCGAGCCGCTAAATCCGAATATCCCGGCGGCGGTGATGGAAGGGATCAACGGCATCGGTGCGGCCATGCGCGAGCGTTTTGCCCGCGAGAACAAGGCCGGCGCCATTTCCTACAACGGCTTCGATGCCTGGTGGAATGGCGGCCTGCGGTCGGCCCCGGCGTTTCACAATATGCACGGGATTCTTACCGAGACCGCGTTGTACCAGTACGCCACGCCGAAGGTCTACAAGCTGTCGGAGATCCCTGAGCGCTTCGCCACCGGCATCCCGGCGCGCGAACCGTCGGTGTTCTACGAGAAGCCCTGGCTGGGCGGACGCTGGGCCCTGATGGATGCGGTCGACTACATGTTGACGGCCGACTTCGCAATCCTCGAACTCGCTGCATCCCGTCCCCAGCAGTACCTCTTCAAGGCCTGGGAGATGGCGCATTCGCAGATCGCGGCCGGCCAGAAGGGAGGGCCGTTCGCCTACGTCATCCCGGCCGATGGCTCGAACGCCTGGCCGGCCGAAGAGATGCTGCGGCGCATGCAAGGCGCTGGAGTGGAGGTCCGCAAGACGACGGCGCCCGTCGAGGCGAATGGGAAAAGCTACGCCGCTGGATCGTACCTGCTGCTGGCCGCGCAGCCGTTCCGCGGGTATGTGGTGGATCTGATGGAACCGCAGAAATACCCTGAGATCCGCTCCAGCGCGAATGGTCCGGTGAAGCGGCCCTATGACCTCGCCGGTTGGACGCTGCCCTACCAGATGGGCGTGCAGTTCGCCCGGATCG is a window from the uncultured Paludibaculum sp. genome containing:
- a CDS encoding carbon-nitrogen hydrolase, giving the protein MPGESQTKFRIGLVQTACSLDPQENLDKAAAKVREAAARGAQIICLQELFRSQYFCRDESADLFDLAEPIPGPSTEVMGQLAKEHGVVIVASLFERRAAGLYHNTAAILNADGSLQGVYRKMHIPDDPLFFEKFYFTPGDLGFKNFETPFGRIGVLVCWDQWYPEGARLTALQGADILFYPTAIGWHPAEKAQYGDAQLDAWRTVQRGHAIANGVYVAAVNRVGFEGTPDRGLEFWGNSFVADPFGVLVAEASNDREEILVVECDRRRIEEVRRNWPFLRDRRIDSYGGITERWLGNK
- a CDS encoding agmatine deiminase family protein — protein: MPSEWAPHEATWLGWPHETTDWPGKFTPIPFLYGEIVRILSRREQVRILIPPKHVKRARSVLEKCGAWNGNVLFVEAETNRSWTRDYCPLSVKGPGGEKIATKWRFNGWAKYPNWKNDDAAGEKAARASKAKIVKPEWNGRRVVLEGGSIDVNGAGLMLTTEECLLSDIQARNPGLEREQLEALFHGYLGIEKVLWLRRGIAGDDTHGHVDDLARFTDERTVAIAVEEDREEENYEPLAENVRLLRRMKGLDGNALRVVELPMPRPVFFDGQRLPASYANFYIANGVVLVPVFQDPNDRVALNILARLFPTRDVIGLYCVDLVLGLGTIHCGTMQDPA
- a CDS encoding M14 metallopeptidase family protein, encoding MVLTQVTRRRAILTILCAFSAVGAVPAPREHFGFTPGDDHKLANYQEVIGYFQKLAASSDRIKLVEFGKSSEGRATYVAFISSAENLKKLDQYREMNRRLALGLATPEEAIRLSRESKAIVWIDSGLHATEVAPVQQAPHLAYKMVTGETEEIRRIRDNVILMQVPVINPDGLDMTAGWYRKNVGTPHELAPLPTLYQKYSGHDNNRDWFMLNLPETRNVCRLLFREWFPQIVYNQHQVAPFPARIFIPPYAEPLNPNIPAAVMEGINGIGAAMRERFARENKAGAISYNGFDAWWNGGLRSAPAFHNMHGILTETALYQYATPKVYKLSEIPERFATGIPAREPSVFYEKPWLGGRWALMDAVDYMLTADFAILELAASRPQQYLFKAWEMAHSQIAAGQKGGPFAYVIPADGSNAWPAEEMLRRMQGAGVEVRKTTAPVEANGKSYAAGSYLLLAAQPFRGYVVDLMEPQKYPEIRSSANGPVKRPYDLAGWTLPYQMGVQFARIDQPVTISSELIGDLPAHEAPASWLPKPGVPKPRVALYEPYLANSDTGWTQWTLDYFHIDNTLVHNSDLRGADLRSRYDTIILAQQSMNSILHGTREGESSGRGEPRSGEAHNQQRPEFTGGIGVEGARNLQEFVRQGGTLVALDTATELPLALFPIGVRGVLRGSEGEGGWSCPGSLLHLNVDTTQPLAQGVAPDAIATSTGGQAFEISLLPEFNQGDREVKAVATYAKQNLLASGWIAGERVVAGKPAVVSARMGQGRVVLIGFRTQFRGQSFGTFKFLLNAIYQSVPAQ